One Arthrobacter sp. FW306-07-I genomic window carries:
- the gcl gene encoding glyoxylate carboligase, with protein sequence MSKMRTVDAAVAILEKEGAIEAFGLPGAAINPFYSAMRAHGGIRHTLARHVEGASHMADGFSRAKDGNIGICVGTSGPAGTDMITGLYAAWADSIPMLCITGQAPVAKLHKEDFQAVDIESIAKPVTKMAMTILEPGQVPGAFQKAFQLMRSGRPGPVLLDLPIDVQMAEIEFDIDTYEPLPVEKPKASRKQLEKALDMLLAAKHPLIVAGGGIINAGASAQLVELAETLNVPVIPTLMGWGTIPDDHQLMAGMVGLQTSHRYGNENYLRSDFVIGIGNRWANRHTGGLETYTAGRKFVHIDIEPTQIGRVFSPDLGIASDAGAALAGLVELAKERAAAGSLPDYSAWGAECQDRKASLHRKTHFENIPIKPQRVYEEMNKSFGRDTTYVSTIGLSQIAGAQMLHVFGPRKWINAGQAGPLGWTAPAALGVARSNPDQTVVALSGDYDFQFMIEELAVGAQFNLPYIHVVVNNSYLGLIRQSQRGFNMEQNVSLAFENINSSHLSEDTRGYGVDHLKVAEGLGCKAVRVEDPSDLAAAFDKAKALMGEFRVPVVVEVILEKVTNISMGVEINAVNEFEELAESAADAPTAILALQA encoded by the coding sequence ATGAGCAAGATGCGTACCGTTGATGCAGCGGTGGCCATCCTGGAAAAGGAAGGCGCCATCGAGGCGTTCGGCCTGCCAGGCGCCGCCATCAACCCCTTCTACTCCGCAATGCGCGCCCACGGCGGCATCCGCCACACCCTGGCCCGCCACGTCGAAGGCGCCAGCCACATGGCCGATGGCTTCAGCCGCGCCAAGGACGGCAACATCGGCATCTGCGTCGGCACCTCGGGGCCCGCCGGCACCGACATGATCACCGGCCTCTACGCAGCCTGGGCAGACTCGATCCCCATGCTTTGCATCACCGGCCAGGCCCCCGTGGCCAAGCTGCACAAGGAGGACTTCCAGGCCGTGGACATCGAGTCCATCGCCAAGCCCGTCACCAAGATGGCCATGACCATCCTGGAACCGGGCCAGGTTCCCGGCGCCTTCCAGAAGGCCTTCCAGCTGATGCGCTCCGGCCGCCCCGGGCCGGTGCTGCTGGACCTGCCCATCGACGTGCAGATGGCAGAAATCGAATTCGACATCGACACCTACGAGCCACTCCCCGTTGAGAAACCCAAGGCCTCCCGCAAGCAGCTGGAAAAGGCCCTGGACATGCTGCTCGCCGCCAAGCACCCGCTGATCGTGGCCGGGGGCGGCATCATCAACGCCGGCGCCTCCGCGCAACTGGTGGAGCTGGCCGAAACCCTGAACGTTCCGGTCATCCCCACCCTGATGGGCTGGGGCACCATCCCGGATGACCACCAGCTCATGGCCGGAATGGTGGGCCTGCAGACCAGCCACCGCTACGGCAACGAGAACTACCTGCGGAGCGACTTCGTGATCGGCATCGGCAACCGCTGGGCCAACCGCCACACCGGCGGCCTGGAAACCTACACGGCAGGCCGCAAGTTCGTGCACATCGACATCGAGCCCACCCAGATCGGCCGCGTGTTCTCACCGGACCTGGGCATCGCGTCCGACGCCGGCGCGGCGCTGGCGGGGCTGGTTGAGCTCGCCAAGGAGCGGGCAGCGGCAGGGTCCCTGCCGGACTACAGCGCCTGGGGTGCAGAGTGCCAGGACCGGAAGGCCTCCCTGCACCGCAAGACGCACTTCGAGAACATCCCCATCAAGCCGCAGCGCGTGTACGAGGAGATGAACAAGTCCTTCGGCCGCGACACCACCTACGTGTCCACCATCGGCCTGTCCCAGATCGCCGGCGCGCAGATGCTGCACGTCTTCGGCCCGCGCAAGTGGATCAACGCCGGCCAGGCAGGCCCGCTGGGCTGGACCGCCCCGGCTGCCCTCGGCGTCGCCCGCTCCAACCCGGACCAGACCGTGGTGGCCCTCTCCGGCGACTACGACTTCCAGTTCATGATCGAGGAACTGGCCGTGGGCGCGCAGTTCAACCTGCCGTACATCCACGTGGTGGTGAACAACTCCTACCTGGGCCTGATCCGCCAGTCCCAGCGCGGCTTCAACATGGAACAGAACGTGTCCCTGGCGTTCGAAAACATCAACAGCTCCCACCTGTCCGAGGACACCCGCGGCTACGGCGTGGACCACCTGAAGGTGGCCGAAGGCCTGGGCTGCAAGGCCGTCCGCGTGGAGGACCCCAGCGACCTCGCTGCCGCGTTCGACAAGGCCAAGGCCCTGATGGGTGAGTTCCGGGTTCCCGTGGTGGTGGAAGTGATCCTGGAGAAGGTCACCAACATCTCCATGGGCGTGGAAATCAACGCCGTGAACGAGTTCGAGGAACTGGCGGAATCCGCCGCCGACGCTCCCACCGCCATCCTGGCACTGCAGGCCTAA
- a CDS encoding glycerate kinase, with translation MRIVIAPDKFKGSLSAPEVCSHLEKGLQRGAGGNLDVVRIPVADGGEGTLDAAVGSGFTRRTATVAGPTGQPVQADFAVRGHEAVIEMATASGLALVPSVRNGGRPDSTSAATASSLGTGQLIRAALDAGCRRIVLGVGGSANTDGGAGLLQGLGARFLDNRNNELPPGGAALANLHSIDFTDFEPRLVDTRFVLASDVDNPLLGAQGAAAVFGPQKGATPQDVGMLDAALARFVEVLAREIGFRAVKAAEAPGAGAAGGVGYAAIAVLAASRRPGIDVVLEFTGLADRLAGADLVITGEGSLDEQSLLGKTPMGVARAAAAQGVPVIAVCGRTTLDQGQAAAAGFEDVYALTALETDVNRCIAEAGPLLEQLGTQISAGLAANRPAAASTKEDLRV, from the coding sequence ATGCGCATCGTGATCGCCCCGGACAAGTTCAAGGGATCGCTGTCAGCCCCGGAGGTGTGCAGCCACCTGGAAAAGGGCCTGCAGCGCGGGGCCGGCGGCAACCTTGACGTGGTCCGGATTCCGGTGGCCGACGGCGGGGAGGGCACCCTCGACGCCGCCGTCGGCTCCGGATTCACCCGCCGCACGGCAACGGTCGCCGGGCCAACCGGACAGCCGGTGCAGGCGGACTTCGCGGTCCGCGGGCATGAGGCAGTCATTGAAATGGCGACGGCGTCCGGGCTGGCCCTGGTGCCAAGCGTCCGGAATGGCGGCCGCCCGGACTCAACGTCTGCCGCCACGGCCAGCAGCCTGGGCACCGGCCAGCTCATCCGGGCAGCGCTCGACGCCGGCTGCCGGCGGATCGTGCTCGGCGTGGGCGGCAGTGCCAACACCGACGGCGGCGCGGGGCTCCTGCAGGGGCTCGGCGCCAGGTTCCTGGACAACAGGAACAACGAACTTCCACCGGGCGGGGCTGCGCTGGCAAACCTGCACAGCATCGACTTCACCGATTTCGAGCCCCGACTGGTGGACACACGGTTTGTGCTGGCCTCCGATGTGGACAACCCGCTGCTGGGCGCCCAAGGCGCCGCAGCGGTGTTCGGTCCGCAGAAGGGCGCCACGCCCCAAGACGTCGGCATGCTCGACGCCGCCCTGGCCAGGTTTGTCGAAGTCCTGGCCAGGGAAATCGGATTCCGCGCCGTCAAGGCTGCTGAGGCTCCCGGAGCCGGGGCAGCCGGCGGCGTGGGCTACGCCGCCATCGCCGTCCTGGCCGCGTCGCGGCGGCCGGGCATCGACGTCGTCCTGGAATTCACCGGGCTGGCGGACCGCCTGGCGGGTGCAGACCTGGTGATCACCGGCGAAGGCAGCCTGGACGAGCAAAGCCTGCTGGGCAAAACCCCCATGGGCGTTGCGCGGGCCGCCGCGGCCCAGGGCGTTCCGGTCATCGCCGTCTGCGGCCGGACCACCCTGGACCAGGGCCAGGCGGCAGCGGCCGGATTCGAGGACGTCTACGCTTTGACGGCGCTCGAAACCGATGTAAACAGGTGCATAGCAGAGGCTGGGCCGCTGCTGGAGCAGCTGGGCACCCAAATCAGTGCGGGGCTGGCGGCCAACAGGCCCGCCGCCGCAAGTACCAAGGAGGACCTCCGTGTCTGA
- the allB gene encoding allantoinase AllB — translation MSEERFDLVIRGQRILTTAGIAPREVGVRNGKIVAIEPLGNGLAGAEVIELADDETLLPGLVDTHVHVNEPGRTEWEGFASATRAAAAGGVTTIIDMPLNSVPPTTTVENLKLKREVAEDQAFIDVGFWGGAIPGNKADLRPLHDEGVFGFKCFLLHSGVDEFPHLDADEMEEDMAELKSFDSLMIVHAEDSHAIDRAPHPGGDHYQTFLASRPRGAENKAIAEVIERARWTGVRAHILHLSSSDALPMIASAKRDGVRLTVETCPHYLTLMAEEIPDGATAYKCCPPIREASNRELLWQGLQDGTIDCIVSDHSPSTLDLKDLENGDFAVAWGGVSSLQLGLSLIWTEARHRGIPLEQVVSWMAEKPANLARLTNKGQLALGYDADFSVFAPDEAFVVDVSKLKHKNPITPYDGKALSGVVRKTYLRGAVVDGQTPTGKLIRRGGV, via the coding sequence GTGTCTGAAGAACGTTTTGACCTCGTCATCCGGGGCCAGCGCATCCTGACCACCGCCGGCATCGCGCCGCGCGAGGTAGGTGTCCGCAACGGCAAGATCGTGGCCATCGAACCGCTGGGCAACGGCCTGGCCGGCGCCGAAGTCATCGAACTGGCCGACGACGAAACCCTGCTCCCCGGCCTGGTGGACACCCACGTCCACGTCAACGAGCCTGGCCGCACCGAGTGGGAGGGCTTCGCCTCCGCCACCCGCGCTGCGGCAGCGGGCGGCGTCACCACCATTATCGACATGCCGCTGAACTCCGTCCCGCCCACCACCACGGTGGAGAACCTCAAGCTCAAGCGCGAGGTGGCCGAGGACCAGGCGTTCATCGACGTCGGATTCTGGGGCGGGGCCATCCCCGGCAACAAGGCCGACCTGCGCCCCCTGCACGACGAGGGCGTCTTCGGCTTCAAGTGCTTCCTCCTGCACTCCGGTGTGGACGAGTTCCCGCACCTGGACGCGGACGAGATGGAAGAGGACATGGCCGAGCTGAAGTCCTTTGACTCGCTCATGATCGTCCACGCCGAAGACTCGCACGCCATCGACCGCGCACCCCACCCGGGCGGCGACCACTACCAAACCTTCCTGGCTTCCCGACCCCGCGGCGCCGAGAACAAGGCCATCGCCGAGGTCATCGAACGGGCCCGCTGGACCGGTGTGCGCGCGCACATCCTGCACCTGTCGTCGTCGGACGCGCTGCCCATGATCGCCAGCGCCAAGCGTGACGGGGTCAGGCTCACCGTGGAGACCTGCCCGCACTACCTCACGCTGATGGCGGAGGAAATCCCGGACGGTGCCACCGCCTACAAGTGCTGCCCGCCCATCCGCGAGGCCTCCAACCGGGAGCTGCTGTGGCAGGGCCTGCAGGACGGCACCATCGACTGCATCGTCTCGGACCACTCCCCTTCCACCCTGGACCTCAAGGACCTGGAAAATGGCGACTTCGCCGTGGCCTGGGGCGGCGTCTCGTCGCTGCAGCTGGGCCTGTCCCTGATCTGGACCGAAGCGCGGCACCGCGGCATCCCGCTGGAGCAGGTGGTGTCCTGGATGGCAGAGAAGCCCGCCAACCTGGCCCGGCTGACCAACAAGGGACAGCTGGCCCTGGGCTACGACGCCGACTTCTCCGTCTTCGCCCCGGACGAAGCCTTCGTTGTGGACGTCTCCAAGCTCAAGCACAAGAACCCCATCACCCCTTACGACGGCAAAGCCCTGTCCGGCGTCGTCCGCAAAACCTACCTCCGCGGCGCCGTAGTGGACGGCCAGACCCCTACGGGCAAGCTGATCCGCCGCGGCGGCGTATAG
- a CDS encoding winged helix-turn-helix domain-containing protein encodes MAVEAHHPRTAAPHQVPYPVPARRATAHGLALWVVPAEGTSPELLHHAAQMVLARALETAPEAEVHWPAAGAPTSAAEEAKDDSSRASSAAEAPSPALSRADGGTRLPPSAGPVSRVAVDLAADTVLLDGRPVALTGVEYKVLRYLVTHLSRTVGREELQEFLESLDFPGATARSIDVYVGRIRKKLGNARHAVATVRGGGYQFVPGPHAAVRGPAEYCI; translated from the coding sequence ATGGCAGTGGAAGCCCATCATCCACGGACGGCGGCCCCGCACCAGGTGCCGTATCCGGTTCCGGCCCGGCGGGCCACGGCCCACGGACTGGCCCTGTGGGTGGTCCCGGCTGAAGGAACCAGCCCGGAACTCCTGCACCATGCCGCCCAAATGGTCCTCGCGAGGGCCCTCGAAACTGCTCCGGAGGCGGAAGTCCACTGGCCTGCCGCCGGAGCCCCCACGTCCGCCGCGGAGGAAGCAAAAGATGACTCCTCCCGCGCTTCCTCCGCGGCGGAGGCACCCAGCCCGGCACTTTCAAGGGCCGACGGCGGCACCCGCCTGCCGCCGTCGGCCGGCCCCGTCAGCCGCGTCGCCGTGGACCTTGCCGCGGACACCGTCCTGCTGGACGGCCGTCCGGTGGCGCTGACCGGCGTCGAGTACAAGGTGCTCCGGTATCTGGTGACCCACCTGTCCCGCACAGTGGGCCGCGAGGAGCTGCAGGAGTTCCTGGAATCGCTGGATTTCCCCGGCGCCACCGCCCGCTCCATCGACGTATACGTGGGCAGGATCCGCAAGAAACTGGGCAACGCCCGCCACGCCGTGGCCACGGTGCGCGGCGGCGGCTACCAGTTTGTTCCCGGCCCGCACGCCGCGGTTCGGGGTCCTGCGGAATACTGCATATGA
- the bcp gene encoding thioredoxin-dependent thiol peroxidase: MSPTLTTKLQPGTPAPDFTLRDAQGRETSLADYRGKNVIVYFYPKAATPGCTTEACDFRDSLASLQGKGYEVLGVSPDAPEALAGFSGDFSLTFPLLSDPDHAVALAYGAWGEKLVNGEIHEGIVRSTVVVDPQGNVTLAQYQVQADGHVTRLKEALGV; this comes from the coding sequence ATGAGCCCCACCCTGACCACCAAGCTTCAGCCCGGCACCCCGGCTCCTGATTTCACCCTCCGGGACGCCCAGGGCCGGGAAACCTCCTTGGCCGATTACCGTGGCAAGAACGTCATCGTGTACTTCTACCCCAAGGCCGCCACCCCCGGCTGCACCACCGAGGCCTGCGACTTCCGCGACAGCCTTGCCTCCCTGCAGGGCAAGGGCTATGAAGTTCTCGGTGTCTCCCCCGACGCCCCGGAAGCGCTTGCCGGTTTCAGCGGCGACTTCTCCCTGACCTTCCCGCTGCTCTCCGACCCCGACCACGCGGTTGCCCTGGCCTACGGCGCCTGGGGCGAAAAGCTGGTCAACGGCGAAATCCACGAGGGGATCGTCCGCTCCACGGTTGTAGTGGATCCCCAAGGAAACGTCACCCTGGCCCAGTACCAGGTCCAGGCCGACGGCCACGTCACCCGCCTCAAGGAAGCCCTGGGAGTCTAA
- a CDS encoding MFS transporter: MTQQEPGNAAADPETIHRSLRTPAQRSRTFAGILVNTALANITTSYLWFALTFWLYLETRNVIATGVVGGAYMLLIALSSISFGTFVDRYRKLAVMRFAAGFSLVMFVLSGVMFLLTPSASLLDLGQPWFWIFSVIILVGAVVENLRNIALSTTVTILIEPERRANANGLVGMVQGLMFIVTSLLSGLSVGLLGMGWTIAVALVLTALAAAHLLTLRMPEEVRAAATDAQGGFDLRGSLAAVLAISGLFALVLFSTFNNFIGGVYMALMDPYGLEMFSVEMWGAVFAVGSTGFIIGGALIGKFGLGANPLRTLLMAVAVMGVLGAVFTLREWAWLYILGIWLYLLLVPFVEAAEQTVIQRVVPLERQGRVFGFAMAFESAAAPVTAFLIAPIAQFWIIPYARSADGAAALAPLLGEGTSRGIALVFLVAGIIMIAAALLAFLTPVYRRVSASYAQVAAEVKAEG; this comes from the coding sequence ATGACCCAGCAGGAACCGGGCAACGCCGCTGCGGATCCAGAAACAATCCACCGCTCCCTGCGTACCCCGGCCCAGCGCTCCCGAACCTTTGCCGGCATCCTGGTCAACACCGCCCTGGCGAATATCACCACCAGCTACCTGTGGTTCGCGCTGACTTTCTGGCTGTACCTGGAGACGCGCAACGTGATTGCCACCGGCGTGGTGGGCGGCGCCTACATGCTGCTGATCGCCCTGTCCAGCATCAGCTTTGGCACTTTCGTGGACCGTTACCGCAAGCTGGCCGTCATGCGCTTCGCCGCCGGCTTCAGCCTGGTCATGTTCGTGCTGTCGGGGGTGATGTTCCTGCTGACGCCCTCGGCATCGCTGCTGGACCTGGGGCAGCCGTGGTTCTGGATCTTCAGTGTGATCATCCTGGTCGGCGCCGTGGTGGAGAACCTGCGGAACATCGCCCTGTCCACAACCGTCACCATCCTCATCGAGCCTGAACGCCGCGCCAATGCCAACGGGCTGGTGGGTATGGTGCAGGGGCTAATGTTCATCGTCACCTCCCTGCTGTCCGGACTCTCCGTCGGGTTGCTCGGCATGGGCTGGACCATCGCGGTCGCACTGGTGCTTACGGCGCTCGCCGCCGCGCACCTGCTGACCCTGCGGATGCCCGAGGAAGTGCGCGCGGCGGCAACGGACGCCCAAGGCGGCTTTGATCTTCGGGGTTCTTTGGCCGCGGTGCTGGCCATCTCCGGGCTGTTTGCGCTGGTCCTGTTTTCCACGTTCAACAACTTCATCGGGGGCGTCTACATGGCGCTGATGGACCCCTACGGGCTGGAGATGTTCTCGGTGGAGATGTGGGGCGCCGTGTTCGCAGTTGGATCCACGGGGTTCATTATCGGCGGTGCCCTGATCGGCAAATTCGGGCTGGGAGCCAACCCGTTGCGCACCCTGCTGATGGCAGTGGCAGTCATGGGGGTTCTCGGCGCGGTCTTCACCCTGCGGGAGTGGGCGTGGCTCTACATCCTGGGAATCTGGCTCTACCTGCTGCTGGTCCCGTTCGTGGAGGCGGCCGAACAAACCGTCATCCAGCGGGTGGTGCCGTTGGAGCGGCAAGGCCGCGTCTTCGGCTTCGCTATGGCGTTTGAGTCCGCCGCGGCCCCTGTCACCGCTTTCCTCATCGCCCCCATCGCCCAGTTCTGGATCATCCCTTATGCGCGGTCGGCGGACGGCGCCGCCGCCCTGGCGCCGCTGCTGGGTGAGGGCACGTCCCGCGGGATCGCCTTGGTGTTCCTGGTGGCGGGCATCATCATGATCGCGGCGGCGCTGCTGGCCTTCCTTACGCCGGTCTACCGCAGGGTTTCGGCGTCCTATGCGCAGGTTGCAGCAGAGGTGAAGGCAGAAGGTTAA
- a CDS encoding GNAT family N-acetyltransferase, whose protein sequence is MVIEVRPATNFEDVKALVGPKRPDATVCWCLSYRIPSKQNVSLRGEERGELVRRLVTQDPPPGVIAYDGGEPVRWAAVHPRADTSFARNRKIPHVDDRDAWSVWCLRVRPGHRGKGISHHLLEGAVGMARSYGAPVVEGYPVDNGGSKVDLTMAYVGTRKLFEDAGFTKAADTTSVLNGFPRVLMRLELT, encoded by the coding sequence ATGGTGATCGAGGTGCGTCCGGCAACAAACTTCGAGGACGTCAAAGCACTGGTAGGGCCCAAGCGGCCGGACGCCACGGTCTGCTGGTGCCTGAGCTACCGGATCCCCTCCAAGCAAAACGTTTCGCTGCGGGGCGAGGAACGGGGGGAACTGGTCAGGCGGCTGGTCACCCAGGATCCGCCACCCGGAGTCATAGCGTACGACGGCGGCGAACCCGTTAGGTGGGCAGCGGTCCACCCGCGCGCGGACACCAGCTTCGCCCGCAACAGGAAGATCCCGCACGTTGACGACCGGGACGCCTGGTCGGTCTGGTGCCTCCGGGTACGCCCCGGCCACCGCGGAAAGGGGATCTCGCACCACCTGCTGGAAGGTGCCGTCGGGATGGCACGGTCCTATGGGGCGCCCGTCGTGGAGGGCTATCCGGTGGACAACGGCGGCAGCAAAGTGGACCTCACCATGGCATATGTGGGAACCCGCAAGCTGTTCGAGGACGCAGGCTTCACCAAGGCGGCGGACACGACGTCGGTCCTGAACGGTTTTCCGCGCGTGCTGATGCGGCTGGAACTCACATAA
- a CDS encoding glycosyltransferase family 2 protein has protein sequence MTRFWTRLVVVLTVLTGLNYIAWRWAASLNWDAWWIALPLVVAETYSLIDVMLFGMTVWKLKIRKGAPPPPQDATVDVFITTYNEDLDMVLTTALAAQKIRHPHSTWILDDGARPELKALAEQHGLGYVTRSGDWTKDLPRHAKAGNLNNALMVTHGEFLLILDADQIPEPDILEKTLGYFNNRRVALVQTPQYFSNVPADDPLGSQAPLFYGPIQQGKDGWNAAFFCGSNAILRREALMQLGLVGYVKETEKSIRRALAASRAAIKQARKSADVESPLVAEVLDEVEAATREAQAEVDTGRPLSEVTYRVRRRVDAAVQTLVQADVAALQADLEEIAAMELAHVGESGVPVVADDAVQRMSARDWSPLGALESVQAVLDALTVERSNEAQPVMPLATISVTEDMATAMRMHAMGWESVYHHEILAYGLAPEDLKTMLTQRLRWAQGTIQVLLRENPLVQKGLKLGQRLMYFATMWTYLSGFAAVIYFAAPIIYLLLGILPVSSLSWDFFIRFIPFMVVNQLLFAVAGRGIPTWRGQQYSLALFPTWIRACTTAARNVWFGRPLGFAVTPKARQSGGPSWSLIRPQIVVSILLAVAAVVGIIRLATGLAEPLGTLVNVVWVVFDLVVTSILVRAVLYKGYEPAAEPANREES, from the coding sequence ATGACCCGCTTCTGGACCCGGCTGGTGGTGGTGCTCACCGTCCTGACCGGCCTGAACTACATCGCCTGGCGCTGGGCGGCGTCCCTCAACTGGGATGCCTGGTGGATTGCCCTCCCCCTGGTGGTCGCCGAAACCTACAGCCTGATCGACGTCATGCTCTTCGGCATGACCGTGTGGAAGCTGAAGATCCGCAAAGGCGCCCCGCCGCCGCCGCAAGACGCCACCGTGGACGTCTTCATCACCACCTACAACGAGGACCTGGACATGGTCCTCACCACCGCGCTGGCGGCGCAGAAGATCCGGCACCCGCACAGCACCTGGATCCTGGACGACGGCGCCCGCCCCGAGCTCAAGGCCTTGGCGGAACAGCATGGCCTGGGCTACGTCACCCGCAGCGGGGACTGGACCAAGGACCTGCCGCGGCACGCCAAGGCCGGCAACCTCAACAACGCCCTCATGGTCACCCACGGCGAATTCCTGCTGATCCTGGACGCGGACCAGATCCCCGAGCCGGACATCCTGGAAAAGACCCTGGGCTACTTCAACAACCGGCGCGTGGCCCTGGTCCAGACGCCCCAGTACTTCAGCAATGTCCCGGCCGACGATCCGCTCGGCAGCCAGGCACCGCTGTTCTACGGCCCCATCCAGCAGGGCAAGGACGGCTGGAACGCGGCCTTCTTCTGCGGCTCCAACGCCATCCTGCGCCGGGAGGCCCTGATGCAGCTGGGCCTGGTGGGCTACGTCAAGGAAACCGAGAAGAGCATCCGCCGGGCCCTGGCCGCCTCCCGGGCAGCCATCAAGCAGGCCCGGAAATCTGCCGATGTCGAGTCACCCCTGGTGGCGGAGGTCCTGGACGAGGTGGAGGCGGCGACCCGCGAAGCCCAGGCGGAAGTGGACACCGGCCGCCCCCTCAGCGAAGTGACCTACCGGGTCCGCCGCCGCGTGGACGCCGCCGTCCAGACCCTGGTCCAGGCCGACGTCGCAGCACTGCAGGCAGACCTCGAGGAAATCGCCGCCATGGAGCTGGCCCACGTGGGCGAGTCCGGTGTCCCAGTGGTGGCTGATGACGCCGTCCAGCGCATGTCCGCCCGCGACTGGTCCCCGCTGGGCGCCCTGGAGTCCGTCCAGGCCGTCCTGGATGCCCTCACCGTGGAGCGCAGCAACGAGGCCCAGCCGGTGATGCCTCTGGCCACCATCTCGGTGACCGAGGACATGGCCACCGCCATGCGCATGCACGCCATGGGCTGGGAGAGCGTCTACCACCACGAGATCCTGGCCTACGGCCTGGCGCCGGAAGACCTCAAGACCATGCTCACCCAGCGCCTCCGGTGGGCCCAGGGCACCATCCAGGTGTTGCTCCGCGAGAACCCTTTGGTGCAGAAGGGCCTCAAGCTCGGCCAGCGCCTGATGTATTTCGCCACCATGTGGACGTACCTGAGCGGGTTCGCCGCGGTCATCTACTTCGCCGCCCCCATCATCTACCTGCTGCTGGGCATCCTGCCGGTCAGCAGCCTGAGCTGGGACTTCTTCATCCGGTTCATCCCGTTCATGGTGGTCAACCAGCTGCTGTTCGCCGTGGCAGGCCGGGGCATTCCCACCTGGCGCGGCCAGCAGTACAGCCTTGCGCTGTTCCCCACCTGGATCAGGGCATGCACGACGGCGGCCCGCAACGTCTGGTTCGGCCGTCCCCTTGGGTTTGCCGTCACCCCAAAGGCGCGCCAAAGCGGCGGACCCAGCTGGAGCCTCATCCGGCCCCAGATCGTGGTGTCCATCCTGCTGGCCGTCGCCGCCGTCGTCGGCATCATCCGCCTGGCCACCGGCCTGGCCGAGCCGCTGGGCACCCTGGTCAACGTTGTCTGGGTGGTCTTTGACCTGGTGGTCACGAGCATCCTGGTCCGCGCCGTGCTCTACAAGGGGTACGAACCGGCCGCAGAACCTGCAAACAGAGAGGAATCCTGA
- a CDS encoding STAS domain-containing protein, with amino-acid sequence MEFSYEVKDSYAEVKADGRLNMVSAPKLREFVTDVIAGGSNRIVVNLENTAFMDSSGLGALIGCLKAARQAGGDLRIAAVQPQVNMVLKLTSMDKVLTAYPTAEEAFSND; translated from the coding sequence ATGGAGTTCAGTTACGAGGTCAAAGATTCGTACGCGGAGGTCAAGGCGGACGGCCGGCTCAACATGGTCTCCGCGCCCAAACTGCGCGAGTTCGTCACGGACGTCATCGCCGGCGGATCCAACCGGATCGTGGTCAACCTGGAAAACACTGCGTTCATGGATTCCTCCGGCCTTGGCGCGCTGATCGGCTGCCTCAAGGCCGCCCGCCAGGCCGGCGGCGACCTGCGCATCGCTGCCGTGCAGCCGCAAGTGAACATGGTCCTGAAGTTGACCAGCATGGACAAGGTCCTCACCGCCTACCCCACGGCCGAGGAGGCGTTCAGCAATGACTGA
- a CDS encoding ATP-binding protein has translation MTEVLASRSFRGPAAEEAIEEIHNDLDSLWLDVPFVNDMDQMTFTTAVIESASNIVQHAQPAGDREVELGVETTVQPALLQARVSAYYAKAPFGPMEASTPDDDAESGRGLALIEALVTTVTFERQDGTNTWVLSRTSSGD, from the coding sequence ATGACTGAGGTACTGGCATCGCGCAGCTTCCGCGGACCGGCCGCCGAAGAGGCCATAGAAGAGATCCACAACGACCTCGACAGCCTGTGGCTGGACGTCCCGTTCGTGAACGACATGGACCAGATGACGTTCACCACCGCCGTCATCGAATCCGCGTCCAACATCGTCCAGCATGCGCAGCCGGCCGGGGACCGCGAGGTGGAGCTGGGCGTGGAGACCACGGTGCAGCCCGCGCTGCTGCAGGCCCGGGTCAGCGCCTATTACGCCAAGGCGCCGTTCGGTCCCATGGAGGCCTCCACCCCGGACGACGACGCCGAGTCGGGGCGCGGCCTGGCCTTGATCGAGGCGCTGGTCACCACGGTGACATTCGAGCGCCAGGACGGAACCAACACGTGGGTGCTTTCCAGGACGTCCTCAGGAGACTAG
- the uraD gene encoding 2-oxo-4-hydroxy-4-carboxy-5-ureidoimidazoline decarboxylase: MKLAEFNSADPTAAQAILRPCIDISRWVEAVAGARPFAGRIELLEFAAQAANPFTPAEVEAAMAHHPRIGERPTAASTEASMSRSEQAGVDPADAEAAGSLARGNREYEEKFGRVFLIRAAGRTAPEILAALNQRLSNSPEEEDSIVAQQLREIAVLRLEGLISE, from the coding sequence ATGAAGCTTGCCGAATTCAACAGCGCGGATCCTACCGCGGCCCAGGCCATCCTCCGGCCCTGCATCGACATCAGCCGCTGGGTGGAGGCGGTGGCCGGCGCACGCCCGTTCGCCGGCCGTATCGAGCTCCTGGAGTTCGCCGCCCAGGCTGCCAACCCTTTCACTCCCGCCGAGGTTGAAGCCGCCATGGCCCACCACCCCAGGATCGGGGAACGCCCGACGGCGGCCAGCACCGAGGCGTCAATGTCCCGTTCCGAGCAGGCCGGGGTGGACCCTGCGGACGCTGAAGCCGCCGGGTCCCTGGCGCGCGGGAACCGTGAGTACGAGGAGAAGTTCGGCCGGGTCTTCCTGATCCGGGCAGCCGGACGCACCGCCCCGGAAATCCTGGCGGCCCTGAACCAGCGGCTCTCCAACTCTCCGGAAGAAGAAGACAGCATCGTGGCGCAGCAGCTGCGCGAAATCGCCGTACTGCGGCTCGAAGGACTGATCAGCGAATGA